The Epinephelus lanceolatus isolate andai-2023 chromosome 21, ASM4190304v1, whole genome shotgun sequence genome has a segment encoding these proteins:
- the pnmt gene encoding phenylethanolamine N-methyltransferase encodes MEAKGKENGAAAMAAYYKGFDPAAYLQYNYTPPRADFGRKDSIVPWKLACLHRAFTEGDVSGELLVDIGSGPTLYQVLSGCEVFNKVLLTDFLEVNRKVLRDWLQDEGGYSLDWTPYLQHVCKLEGRRASAWTEKAAKLRQVVTDIIPIDVHRPQPVAPDALPSAGADCLVSSFCLESVSPDLPAFTRALGHIGRLLRPGGHLLLIGALGESYYFGGPGVKIPVVPLNEAEVCASLKENGYILIRLEVYTLPPDMRVGVDDVSGVFFVKAKKE; translated from the exons ATGGAAGCAAAGGGAAAAGAGAATGGGGCGGCTGCTATGGCAGCCTACTACAAGGGGTTTGATCCTGCAGCGTATCTGCAGTATAACTACACGCCACCACGGGCTGACTTTGGAAGAAAGGACAGCATTGTGCCGTGGAAACTGGCATGTCTGCATCGAGCTTTCACTGAAG GTGATGTGAGTGGTGAGCTGCTGGTGGACATAGGGTCAGGTCCCACCCTGTACCAGGTGCTGAGTGGCTGTGAGGTTTTCAACAAGGTGCTCCTCACAGACTTCCTGGAGGTCAACAGGAAGGTGCTGAGGGACTGGCTCCAGGACGAGGGAGGCTACAGCCTGGACTGGACACCGTATCTGCAGCACGTCTGCAAGCTGGAGGGACGACG GGCCTCGGCATGGACAGAGAAAGCTGCCAAGCTACGTCAGGTCGTCACTGACATCATCCCCATCGACGTGCACCGCCCTCAGCCTGTGGCTCCTGACGCCCTTCCTTCAGCAGGGGCCGACTGTCTCGTGTCCTCCTTCTGTCTGGAGAGCGTCAGCCCTGACCTGCCTGCCTTCACCAGGGCCCTGGGCCACATTGGGAGGCTCCTTCGGCCCGGTGGCCACCTCCTGCTCATCGGAGCCCTGGGCGAGAGTTACTATTTTGGGGGGCCTGGGGTAAAAATCCCAGTGGTCCCACTGAACGAGGCCGAGGTCTGTGCTAGTCTGAAGGAGAATGGCTACATCCTGATCAGGCTGGAGGTTTACACACTGCCTCCGGACATGAGGGTGGGGGTCGATGACGTGTCTGGGGTGTTTTTTGTCAAGGCTAAAAAGGAGTAA
- the LOC144459434 gene encoding uncharacterized protein LOC144459434 has protein sequence MCTLGGAGRAGLECSVLEEDWQTGQSYTAHWHSLTLVPQHHHRPAVIEAERSEIHWEARRLLQRFLSGAISRNYPHPKTSSTRRLHQSSVSEPPTVGPKVQRGPAHIQKEVCRVTMTPKSVVLEKSERKTVVKMARMPRFSA, from the exons ATGTGCACTTTGGGTGGTGCAGGTAGAGCCGGGCTGGAGTGTAGCGTCCTGGAGGAGGACTGGCAGACGGGACAGAGCTACACAGCTCACTGGCACAGCCTCACCCTCGTACCGCAGCATCACCACAG GCCGGCAGTGATAGAGGCAGAGCGCTCAGAAATACACTGGGAGGCCAGGAGGCTCCTCCAGCGATTCCTCTCGGGGGCCATCAGCAGGAATTACCCACATCCCAAAACAAGCTCAACCAGAAGACTCCATCAGTCATCAGTCTCCGAGCCTCCCACTGTGGGGCCGAAGGTGCAGCGAGGCCCAGCTCATATCCAGAAGGAAGTTTGCCGTGTGACCATGACACCAAAGAGCGTTGTGTTGGAGAAGAGTGAGAGGAAGACTGTGGTGAAGATGGCAAGGATGCCAAGATTCTCAGCCTGA